In Lacibacter sp. H375, one DNA window encodes the following:
- the lpdA gene encoding dihydrolipoyl dehydrogenase: MAYDVIVLGSGPGGYPAAIRASQLGFKVAIVEKESLGGVCLNWGCIPTKALLKSAQVYEYMKHSADYGISASDVKHDFGGVVKRSRGVADKMSKGVTFLMKKNKIDVIMGYGKVAGKGKLEVTAADGSKQTVEAKYIIIATGGRSRVLPSMPQDGKKIIGYREAMVLPTQPKSMIVVGSGAIGVEFADFYNSMGTKITIVEFMPRVVPVEDEDISKELEKQFKKKGIAIMTSAEVTKVDTSGAGVKATVKTAAGEQVLEADILLSAAGVVANIENIGLEETGIKTDKGRIVVDKYGATSVAGIYAIGDVAPGQALAHVASKEGINAAEHIAYMEKKHNHAPEAMDYNNIPGCTYCTPEIASVGYTEKAAKEAGYEVKVGKFPFMASGKASAAGSTDGFVKVIFDAKYGEFLGAHMIGAGVTELIAEVVVARKLETTYHEILNGVHPHPTMSEALKEATAAAYGEAIDI; the protein is encoded by the coding sequence ATGGCATACGATGTAATTGTTCTTGGTAGCGGCCCCGGTGGTTATCCTGCCGCTATCCGTGCTTCACAGCTTGGTTTTAAAGTTGCAATTGTTGAAAAAGAAAGCCTTGGTGGCGTTTGTTTGAACTGGGGTTGTATCCCAACCAAAGCCTTGTTGAAGAGTGCCCAGGTATATGAATACATGAAACATAGTGCCGATTATGGTATTTCTGCCAGCGATGTTAAACACGATTTTGGCGGTGTGGTAAAACGCAGCCGTGGTGTGGCCGATAAAATGAGCAAGGGTGTTACCTTTTTGATGAAGAAAAACAAGATCGATGTGATCATGGGTTACGGAAAAGTTGCCGGCAAAGGCAAACTGGAAGTAACTGCAGCTGACGGAAGCAAACAAACAGTTGAAGCTAAATATATCATTATTGCAACAGGTGGCCGTAGCCGTGTGTTGCCTTCAATGCCTCAGGATGGCAAAAAGATCATTGGCTATCGTGAAGCAATGGTGTTGCCAACTCAACCGAAATCAATGATCGTGGTAGGAAGTGGTGCTATTGGTGTTGAGTTTGCTGATTTCTATAACAGCATGGGTACTAAAATCACCATCGTTGAATTTATGCCACGTGTAGTGCCTGTTGAAGATGAAGATATTTCGAAAGAACTTGAAAAACAGTTCAAGAAGAAAGGCATTGCTATAATGACAAGTGCCGAAGTAACAAAAGTTGATACTTCAGGTGCCGGTGTAAAAGCAACCGTAAAAACTGCTGCAGGTGAACAGGTACTTGAAGCTGATATTTTATTAAGTGCTGCAGGTGTTGTTGCCAACATTGAAAATATTGGTTTGGAAGAAACAGGTATTAAAACCGATAAAGGAAGAATTGTTGTTGATAAATATGGCGCAACATCAGTTGCTGGTATTTATGCAATTGGCGATGTGGCCCCCGGCCAGGCACTTGCACACGTTGCAAGTAAAGAAGGCATTAATGCTGCTGAGCATATTGCTTACATGGAAAAGAAACACAACCACGCTCCTGAAGCAATGGATTACAATAACATCCCCGGTTGTACTTATTGCACGCCTGAAATTGCTTCAGTAGGTTATACAGAAAAAGCAGCGAAGGAAGCGGGTTACGAAGTAAAAGTTGGTAAGTTCCCTTTCATGGCGAGTGGTAAAGCAAGTGCAGCAGGAAGTACTGATGGTTTTGTGAAAGTGATCTTTGATGCGAAGTATGGTGAGTTCCTTGGTGCGCACATGATCGGTGCAGGTGTTACTGAGTTAATTGCTGAAGTGGTGGTTGCAAGAAAACTGGAAACAACTTATCATGAAATACTCAACGGTGTACATCCTCACCCAACAATGAGCGAAGCGTTGAAAGAAGCAACTGCTGCTGCTTATGGTGAAGCGATTGATATTTAA
- the mqnE gene encoding aminofutalosine synthase MqnE, translating to MQTGIEAILKGNRISEDLQQIADKIYNKQRISEEDAVLLFEKASLPFLGALANFVRERMHGDTTYFNRNFHIEPTNVCVFSCNFCSYSKLYAKRDEGWELSIDQMLHMVKKYDGVPVTEVHIVGGVHPKMDLKFFADLLKAIKDHRPDLHIKAFTAVEYDYMFRKAKVSAEEGLKILISHGLDSIPGGGAEIFHPEIREKICADKVDGDGWLNIHATAHKLGLHSNATMLYGHIEQYWHRVDHMSRLRKLQDETKGFQTFIPLKFRNQDNDMSNVAESTVVEDMKMYAIARLFLDNFPHIKAYWPMLGRHNAQMTLSFGVNDIDGTIDDTTKIYSMAGSEEQTPTMTTEQLVALIKQVNRKPVERDTLYNVVKDYSEVTVAEEAGFSSN from the coding sequence ATGCAAACCGGAATTGAAGCTATACTCAAAGGCAACCGTATCAGTGAAGATCTGCAACAGATAGCCGATAAAATTTATAATAAACAACGCATCAGTGAAGAAGATGCTGTGTTGTTGTTTGAAAAAGCAAGTCTACCTTTTTTAGGCGCTCTGGCAAATTTTGTGCGTGAGCGTATGCATGGCGATACCACTTACTTCAACCGTAACTTTCATATTGAACCTACTAATGTATGTGTGTTCAGTTGCAATTTCTGTTCTTATTCTAAACTTTATGCAAAACGTGATGAAGGCTGGGAACTGAGTATCGACCAGATGTTGCACATGGTAAAAAAATATGATGGCGTTCCTGTTACCGAAGTCCATATTGTTGGTGGTGTTCACCCGAAAATGGATCTGAAGTTTTTTGCTGATCTATTGAAAGCAATTAAAGATCATCGTCCTGATTTACACATCAAAGCATTTACTGCGGTTGAATACGATTACATGTTCCGTAAAGCAAAAGTGAGTGCAGAAGAAGGATTAAAAATACTCATCAGTCATGGTCTGGATTCTATTCCCGGTGGTGGAGCAGAAATTTTTCATCCGGAGATACGTGAAAAAATTTGTGCCGACAAAGTTGATGGAGATGGCTGGTTGAATATTCATGCTACAGCTCATAAACTTGGTTTGCACAGTAATGCAACTATGTTGTACGGACATATTGAACAATATTGGCACCGGGTTGATCATATGAGTCGATTAAGAAAGCTGCAGGATGAAACAAAAGGATTCCAGACGTTTATTCCATTGAAGTTCCGTAACCAGGATAATGATATGAGCAATGTTGCGGAAAGCACAGTTGTTGAAGACATGAAGATGTATGCCATTGCACGTTTGTTCCTCGATAACTTCCCGCATATTAAAGCATACTGGCCAATGCTTGGCCGCCACAATGCACAAATGACGTTGAGCTTTGGTGTAAACGATATTGATGGCACTATTGATGATACAACAAAAATCTACAGCATGGCCGGCAGCGAAGAACAAACGCCTACCATGACCACCGAGCAATTAGTTGCACTCATTAAACAAGTGAATCGCAAACCTGTTGAGCGTGATACATTGTACAATGTGGTGAAAGATTATAGTGAAGTAACAGTGGCTGAAGAGGCGGGCTTTTCGAGTAATTAG
- the ribD gene encoding bifunctional diaminohydroxyphosphoribosylaminopyrimidine deaminase/5-amino-6-(5-phosphoribosylamino)uracil reductase RibD, whose amino-acid sequence MTTHEQYMQRCIELARKGAGSVAPNPMVGAVLVHDGEIIGEGWHQQYGEAHAEVNCIAAVIPTKEGSSDQRIQHSTLYVSLEPCAHFGKTPPCSDLIIEHKIPKVVIGCRDPFKEVDGKGIEKLKAAGVEVTVDVLKDECIDLNKRFFTFHQQHRPYVILKWAQTKNGMIASGSSKRLLISNEMTNRLVHQWRSEEASILVGTNTALVDDPQLTNRYWPGKQPVRLVLDKQLRLPNTLKLFNDDARTIVFNSIKNTEEGNVQYYQLPTDADAVPALLNALYQLNINSVIVEGGAQLLQSFIAAGLWDEARIITNEQLTVDDGLRAPQLINAEQTSEQIIGTDRIVYYRNSSLITHRSL is encoded by the coding sequence ATGACCACCCACGAACAATATATGCAGCGCTGTATAGAACTTGCCCGTAAAGGCGCAGGCTCTGTAGCACCCAATCCAATGGTTGGGGCGGTATTGGTGCATGATGGTGAGATCATCGGTGAAGGGTGGCATCAGCAATATGGCGAAGCACATGCTGAGGTGAATTGCATTGCTGCTGTCATCCCGACGAAGGAGGGATCTTCCGATCAACGAATTCAACACTCCACTTTGTATGTTTCGCTTGAACCCTGTGCCCATTTCGGCAAAACACCGCCTTGCAGCGACCTCATCATCGAACACAAAATTCCAAAAGTGGTGATCGGTTGCCGTGATCCGTTTAAAGAAGTGGATGGCAAGGGAATTGAAAAACTGAAAGCTGCTGGTGTGGAAGTGACCGTAGATGTGTTGAAAGACGAATGTATTGATCTCAACAAACGCTTCTTTACATTTCACCAACAGCATCGGCCTTATGTAATTCTCAAGTGGGCGCAAACAAAGAACGGGATGATCGCTTCCGGGTCATCAAAGCGATTATTGATCAGCAATGAAATGACCAATCGATTGGTTCATCAATGGCGCAGTGAAGAAGCTTCCATACTTGTTGGAACAAACACTGCTTTGGTTGATGATCCACAACTCACCAACCGTTACTGGCCCGGCAAACAACCTGTTCGTCTGGTGCTGGATAAACAGTTGCGTTTACCAAATACTTTAAAGTTGTTTAATGATGATGCAAGAACAATTGTTTTTAATTCAATAAAGAATACTGAAGAAGGTAATGTGCAATACTATCAATTGCCGACGGATGCCGATGCCGTTCCTGCGTTGTTAAACGCATTGTATCAACTCAACATCAATAGCGTTATTGTTGAAGGCGGTGCTCAACTGCTGCAAAGTTTTATTGCTGCCGGTTTGTGGGATGAAGCACGCATCATTACCAACGAACAACTAACTGTTGATGATGGATTAAGAGCTCCACAACTTATCAACGCTGAACAGACATCCGAACAAATAATCGGTACAGATCGTATTGTGTACTACCGAAACTCATCACTCATTACTCATCGCTCATTATAA
- a CDS encoding IMPACT family protein has translation MNEEFYYTIAQPVVAEFKDRGSRFLAYAYPLSSVDDFKAKMKLLKEEHPKAVHHCFAYRLGVDGNTFRVSDDGEPSGSAGRPILGQIDSKQLCNVLVVVVRYFGGTLLGVPGLINAYKTATSLALQTTPIIQKQIEVNYQLHFDYTRMNDVMMIVKQYNCTVVKQETNLFCDVEISIPKNRLEEVLFKLGEMHTVEVRKL, from the coding sequence ATGAACGAAGAATTTTATTATACCATTGCCCAACCGGTTGTAGCCGAGTTTAAAGACCGGGGCAGTCGTTTTTTGGCCTATGCTTACCCGTTAAGTTCTGTTGATGATTTTAAAGCAAAGATGAAATTGTTGAAAGAAGAACATCCAAAAGCAGTGCATCATTGTTTTGCGTATCGCTTAGGTGTCGACGGAAATACTTTTCGTGTGAGTGATGATGGCGAGCCATCGGGCAGTGCAGGAAGGCCTATTCTTGGACAGATCGACAGCAAACAGCTTTGTAATGTACTGGTGGTAGTGGTGCGTTATTTCGGCGGCACGTTGTTAGGTGTACCTGGTTTGATCAATGCGTACAAGACTGCTACTTCGCTTGCTTTACAAACAACGCCCATCATTCAAAAGCAAATTGAAGTAAATTATCAGTTACACTTTGATTACACACGTATGAATGATGTGATGATGATTGTAAAACAATACAACTGTACGGTGGTAAAGCAAGAAACAAATCTGTTTTGTGACGTAGAGATTAGCATACCCAAGAACAGGTTAGAAGAAGTGTTGTTTAAGTTGGGAGAAATGCATACGGTTGAAGTAAGAAAGTTGTAA
- a CDS encoding YdcF family protein, producing the protein MFFLLSKLLSVFISPFNWLLIFVLITLFTKDQQRKRRRIIFCFAWFLLFSNPYLIHKLSLSWQAQQKIMTTGEQYPAGILLAGFVSFEFKSKQGFYGGASDRYIQAVRLYKLGHIKKILITGGSGSVLRQQYKEADFVKGELLLMGVAKEDILSDNQSRNTYENAVYSKKLLDSLQLKGPYLLITSAMHMKRSQQVFTKVGLNTVAYPCNFTSINNPQLFWESVTPSHHAFQGWDNYLKEVVGLLVYKMTGKA; encoded by the coding sequence ATGTTTTTTCTGTTATCGAAACTCCTCTCCGTTTTTATTTCGCCCTTTAACTGGCTGCTGATATTTGTACTTATCACCTTGTTTACAAAGGATCAGCAAAGGAAACGTCGCAGAATAATTTTTTGCTTTGCCTGGTTCCTGCTCTTTTCAAACCCCTACCTCATTCATAAACTTTCGCTTAGCTGGCAGGCCCAACAAAAAATAATGACCACCGGCGAACAATACCCGGCGGGTATTTTGCTGGCGGGTTTTGTTTCGTTTGAATTTAAAAGCAAACAGGGTTTTTATGGTGGCGCAAGCGATCGCTATATACAGGCCGTTCGTTTATACAAACTCGGGCATATCAAAAAAATATTGATTACCGGTGGCAGCGGCAGTGTATTACGGCAGCAATACAAAGAAGCGGATTTTGTAAAAGGAGAATTGTTGCTGATGGGTGTTGCAAAAGAGGATATACTGAGTGACAACCAAAGCCGTAATACCTATGAGAACGCAGTGTATTCAAAGAAACTGCTTGATTCATTGCAGTTGAAAGGACCTTACCTGCTCATTACTTCTGCGATGCACATGAAACGATCGCAACAGGTGTTTACAAAAGTGGGGCTGAATACTGTTGCCTATCCCTGCAACTTTACCTCTATCAATAATCCGCAGTTATTCTGGGAATCAGTTACACCATCGCATCATGCATTCCAGGGATGGGATAACTATTTGAAAGAAGTGGTGGGATTGCTGGTGTATAAGATGACGGGAAAAGCGTGA
- the prmC gene encoding peptide chain release factor N(5)-glutamine methyltransferase, translating into MTWQEQYQHLRQALTAAHEPSEAEAMAALVVEHVGKKKLPQLKQENIAAEEAQQTDRILQQLLKHRPLQYVLNEAWFYGLKFEVNESVLIPRPETEELVDWIVKDVRGMKYDIRRETASLSILDIGTGSGCIPIALKKNLPETGVSAIDVCSDALYTATTNAVNNEAEINFKLLDFLDKSKWNELSKHDIIVSNPPYIKTTEANTMSKHVLEFEPHKALFVPDEDALLFYRKIADFALQHLQPNGSVYVEINQQLGKETVELFQRKGFTVELKKDMSGNERMVKASR; encoded by the coding sequence ATGACTTGGCAGGAACAATATCAACACTTACGGCAAGCGTTAACTGCTGCACACGAACCATCTGAAGCTGAAGCAATGGCTGCGTTAGTTGTGGAGCATGTAGGTAAAAAGAAACTACCGCAACTCAAACAAGAGAACATTGCAGCTGAGGAAGCTCAACAGACCGATCGTATTCTGCAGCAGCTGCTCAAGCATCGTCCACTGCAATATGTATTGAACGAAGCATGGTTTTATGGGTTGAAATTTGAAGTAAATGAAAGTGTGTTGATACCCCGACCGGAAACGGAAGAGTTGGTGGATTGGATCGTGAAGGATGTACGAGGTATGAAGTACGATATACGAAGAGAAACCGCCTCACTCTCTATCCTTGATATTGGAACGGGCAGCGGCTGCATTCCCATCGCACTCAAAAAAAATCTTCCAGAAACAGGAGTATCAGCCATTGATGTTTGCAGCGATGCGTTGTACACAGCAACAACCAATGCGGTGAATAATGAAGCAGAGATCAACTTTAAGTTGCTGGATTTTTTGGATAAAAGTAAATGGAATGAATTAAGCAAGCATGATATCATCGTCAGTAATCCGCCTTACATCAAAACAACAGAAGCAAACACAATGAGTAAACATGTGCTGGAATTTGAACCACACAAAGCATTGTTTGTTCCAGATGAAGATGCATTGTTGTTTTATCGAAAGATCGCTGATTTTGCATTACAACATCTCCAACCGAACGGTTCTGTTTATGTTGAGATCAACCAGCAATTGGGAAAAGAAACTGTTGAGCTATTTCAGCGCAAAGGTTTTACTGTTGAATTGAAAAAAGATATGAGTGGGAACGAACGGATGGTGAAAGCAAGCCGATAG
- a CDS encoding GNAT family N-acetyltransferase, which produces MTVFTKQNKPVILKQLTGDDLDQLLTYLNQLSPATVKRFQPHSFHKEDVVIFYNNQEHEAWIAFDPASETIIAYTVLKKGYLHHDYPRLQQYGVEISYDHCYTIAPSVTDEWQSTGVGQLLFNYVIDEMKNRKVKQLILWGGVQTDNFKAVRFYQKNGFRSLGHFQYNGLNEDMLLTL; this is translated from the coding sequence ATGACAGTCTTTACAAAGCAAAACAAGCCGGTTATACTCAAGCAACTAACAGGTGATGATCTTGATCAATTGCTTACATATCTAAATCAACTAAGCCCGGCAACAGTAAAGCGCTTTCAGCCACACTCCTTTCATAAGGAAGATGTGGTAATTTTTTATAATAATCAGGAGCATGAAGCATGGATCGCTTTCGACCCAGCATCCGAAACCATCATCGCTTATACAGTTTTAAAAAAAGGCTACCTGCATCACGATTACCCCCGGCTTCAACAATATGGAGTGGAGATTTCCTACGATCATTGCTACACAATTGCACCATCCGTAACAGATGAATGGCAAAGTACAGGTGTTGGTCAATTACTATTTAATTATGTCATTGACGAAATGAAAAACAGGAAAGTGAAACAGCTCATTCTTTGGGGAGGTGTGCAAACCGACAACTTTAAAGCAGTTCGTTTTTATCAGAAAAACGGATTCCGCTCATTGGGTCATTTCCAGTACAATGGATTAAATGAAGACATGCTGCTGACGCTGTAA
- a CDS encoding DsrE family protein yields the protein MKKIFVFLLVCIATAQLFAQDKPYNVAFDLTSSDPEVHARVIRWINLITEADPKAKIVVVFYGKSLGMVTKEKSSVTDDIQKIVAANKATFKVCEVAMKVHEINKGNLLPGVQTVPDGIYELVKKQAEGYGYIKVAN from the coding sequence ATGAAAAAGATATTTGTGTTTCTACTGGTATGTATTGCCACAGCACAGTTATTTGCGCAAGACAAACCATACAATGTAGCATTCGATCTTACCAGTTCCGATCCCGAAGTGCATGCACGTGTCATACGCTGGATCAACTTAATTACCGAAGCTGACCCTAAAGCAAAGATCGTCGTGGTGTTTTATGGCAAATCACTGGGTATGGTCACTAAAGAAAAATCATCGGTAACCGATGATATTCAAAAGATCGTGGCAGCTAACAAAGCAACCTTTAAAGTGTGTGAAGTAGCAATGAAAGTACACGAGATCAACAAAGGAAATTTATTACCAGGTGTGCAAACTGTGCCCGATGGTATTTATGAACTGGTGAAGAAACAGGCCGAAGGTTATGGCTATATTAAGGTGGCTAACTGA
- a CDS encoding sugar porter family MFS transporter → MQTNKLLLWSLTVALSGFLFGLDVAVISGAEQKIQHLWQLSDAMHGLAIATALYGTVIGALFGGMIADKLGRKRSLFWIGLLFLASSLGSAMAQDVYVFMIFRVLGGFSIGASSVVSPLYISEIAPPKKRGFLVALFQFNIVFGILIAYVSNYLLGATGENDWRWMLGIVAIPSLIFTLLTLFISESPRWLVLHKNDDAKAIDVLNQIDPSSAEQTLKAIIESKHSERKTKASFFSKQFRWPILLAFLLAFFNQASGINAIIYYAPRVFEMTGLGTSSALLSSTGIGLVNLIFTMIGLSLIDRFGRKLLMYIGSIGYIISLGLMAYAFYTDQYTGMQFFVFMFIAAHAIGQGAVIWVFISEIFPNEVRASGQSFGSLTHWVFAAIIANAFPWFAGKYGGAPIFLFFCIMMALQLLYVRFLMPETKGVALEDMETRIIH, encoded by the coding sequence ATGCAAACAAACAAATTACTTCTCTGGTCGCTCACCGTTGCGTTGAGCGGTTTCTTATTTGGGTTAGACGTTGCCGTTATTTCCGGTGCTGAACAAAAGATTCAGCATCTCTGGCAATTGAGCGATGCCATGCATGGCCTTGCAATTGCCACTGCATTGTACGGCACCGTCATTGGTGCATTATTCGGCGGTATGATTGCAGATAAACTGGGACGAAAGCGTTCATTATTCTGGATCGGATTATTATTTCTCGCCTCGTCGCTGGGTTCTGCCATGGCGCAGGATGTATATGTGTTCATGATCTTTCGTGTGCTGGGCGGTTTCAGTATTGGTGCATCATCGGTTGTATCGCCGTTATACATTTCAGAAATTGCACCGCCAAAGAAAAGAGGGTTTTTAGTAGCGTTATTTCAATTCAATATTGTGTTTGGTATCCTCATTGCGTATGTATCCAATTATTTACTTGGCGCTACCGGTGAAAATGATTGGCGCTGGATGTTGGGTATTGTTGCCATTCCCTCTCTAATATTTACATTGCTGACGTTGTTCATTTCTGAAAGTCCACGTTGGCTGGTGTTGCACAAAAACGATGATGCAAAAGCAATCGATGTATTGAATCAAATTGACCCATCAAGTGCAGAGCAAACGTTGAAAGCCATCATAGAATCGAAACACAGCGAACGAAAAACAAAAGCAAGTTTCTTTTCAAAACAATTCCGCTGGCCCATCTTACTTGCATTTCTGTTAGCATTCTTTAACCAGGCATCGGGCATTAATGCTATTATTTACTACGCACCACGTGTGTTTGAAATGACTGGGCTTGGTACATCATCTGCACTTCTATCATCAACCGGCATTGGTTTGGTGAATTTAATTTTTACTATGATCGGTCTGTCACTCATCGATCGGTTTGGCCGCAAATTACTGATGTACATCGGCTCCATCGGTTATATTATATCGTTAGGATTAATGGCTTATGCATTTTACACCGATCAATATACAGGTATGCAGTTTTTTGTCTTCATGTTCATTGCTGCACATGCGATTGGACAAGGTGCTGTTATCTGGGTATTTATTTCCGAGATATTCCCGAACGAAGTAAGAGCAAGTGGCCAATCATTTGGCAGCCTTACCCATTGGGTGTTTGCTGCTATTATTGCAAATGCCTTCCCTTGGTTTGCAGGTAAATATGGAGGGGCACCCATTTTTCTTTTCTTTTGTATTATGATGGCATTACAATTGCTCTATGTTCGGTTTCTGATGCCGGAAACCAAAGGGGTTGCCTTGGAAGATATGGAAACAAGAATTATTCACTAA
- a CDS encoding L,D-transpeptidase family protein: MKLFTSVLLLVTVLAIACSTNSNPVTSVTETTKARPVVYKTVSTPSTKVDKTGIRPMQKYYRPAGTISGPVRIIIDKSDFELRVYDSKGLLAAYPVVFGLKPLEDKFMQGDRRTPEGSFKIAYSRDHQLWKKMLMLDYPTTESMIKYKLRKKNGLIPATATVGNGIGIHGVERGNDYFIDRYYNWTNGCISLKNTHIDDLARYAKAGTVVTIQK, translated from the coding sequence ATGAAACTTTTTACATCGGTACTACTGCTTGTGACAGTGCTTGCAATAGCCTGTTCTACCAATTCAAATCCCGTAACCTCGGTTACTGAAACAACAAAGGCAAGACCCGTTGTATATAAAACCGTTTCTACTCCTTCGACTAAAGTTGACAAGACCGGTATTCGTCCTATGCAAAAATATTACCGGCCGGCAGGAACAATCAGCGGCCCGGTTCGCATAATCATTGACAAATCTGATTTTGAATTGCGTGTGTACGATAGCAAAGGTTTATTAGCTGCTTACCCTGTTGTATTCGGTTTAAAACCTTTGGAAGATAAGTTTATGCAGGGCGACCGCAGAACGCCGGAAGGTTCATTTAAAATTGCATACAGCAGGGATCATCAACTGTGGAAAAAGATGTTGATGTTAGATTACCCAACAACTGAAAGCATGATCAAATACAAACTCCGAAAAAAGAATGGACTGATACCTGCAACTGCAACTGTTGGTAACGGCATAGGCATCCATGGAGTGGAAAGAGGTAACGATTATTTTATTGACCGTTACTACAACTGGACCAACGGTTGTATTTCACTCAAGAATACCCATATAGATGATCTTGCCCGTTATGCAAAAGCAGGCACTGTTGTTACTATACAGAAATAA
- a CDS encoding ExbD/TolR family protein: MNLRKKRAESSEVFTDALNDILFILLMFFLIVSTLANPNVRKASLPKAKSNTRSKQTVVVTIDATNHFYVGSKPVDPLLMDTTLSQMISAKRNSGEEVSIVINADRNATIESFAAVLRAADRLGVKAVMSVDKKGVQ, encoded by the coding sequence ATGAATCTCAGAAAGAAAAGAGCAGAATCATCGGAGGTGTTTACAGATGCGTTGAACGATATCCTGTTCATCCTGCTGATGTTTTTCTTGATAGTATCTACACTGGCTAATCCCAATGTGCGTAAAGCATCATTGCCAAAAGCCAAAAGCAATACCCGCAGTAAGCAAACGGTGGTGGTAACAATTGATGCGACCAATCATTTTTATGTGGGCTCAAAACCTGTTGATCCGTTATTGATGGATACAACACTTTCTCAAATGATCAGCGCTAAACGTAACAGTGGTGAAGAGGTGAGTATTGTCATCAATGCAGATCGTAATGCAACAATTGAAAGCTTTGCAGCCGTACTTCGTGCCGCTGATCGCTTAGGTGTGAAGGCGGTGATGAGTGTTGATAAGAAGGGAGTGCAATAA
- a CDS encoding MotA/TolQ/ExbB proton channel family protein has translation MNFFLLQVQNAVDTLTNAATTQVVPKKEMHLIDLLMQAGWIMIPLLLLSVATVYVFVERWMAIKKATEIDGNFMNIIRDNILSGNVTAARNFARNTQNPVGRIIDKGLQRIGKPIDSIENSMENVAQLEMYKLERNVNILSVISKVAPIFGFVGTLVGLMQLFFNINATGEYELSTIAGGIYTKLITSISGLVIGLIAYLCHNILHTQVEKALNKMEASAADFLDVLQEPTR, from the coding sequence ATGAATTTCTTTCTTCTCCAGGTTCAAAATGCAGTTGATACCTTAACCAATGCAGCAACAACACAAGTGGTACCCAAAAAAGAAATGCATCTCATCGATCTGCTGATGCAGGCCGGTTGGATCATGATCCCGTTGTTATTGTTGAGCGTTGCTACCGTGTATGTGTTTGTTGAACGCTGGATGGCCATTAAAAAAGCAACAGAGATCGATGGTAATTTCATGAACATCATCCGTGATAATATCCTTAGCGGAAATGTAACAGCGGCACGCAACTTTGCCCGTAACACACAAAACCCTGTTGGACGTATCATCGATAAAGGCCTGCAACGCATTGGCAAACCCATCGATTCTATTGAGAACAGCATGGAGAATGTGGCCCAGCTCGAAATGTATAAACTGGAGCGTAACGTCAACATCCTTTCCGTGATCTCTAAGGTGGCACCCATCTTTGGTTTCGTTGGTACACTGGTTGGTTTGATGCAATTGTTCTTCAACATTAACGCAACGGGTGAGTATGAATTGAGTACCATTGCCGGCGGTATCTATACAAAACTGATCACATCGATCAGTGGTTTGGTGATTGGTTTGATCGCTTACCTGTGCCATAACATTCTGCATACACAGGTGGAGAAGGCATTGAATAAAATGGAAGCATCAGCTGCCGATTTCCTTGATGTATTGCAGGAACCAACCCGTTAA